One window of Desulfobacca acetoxidans DSM 11109 genomic DNA carries:
- a CDS encoding YggS family pyridoxal phosphate-dependent enzyme → MSIRLQYPNPVSQSYPIEAYYHTIMASIAAAARRVGREPAEIRLVGASKTVDLARIREAVAAGLAILGENYLQEARQKIAVLDAPVSWHFIGHLQSNKANAAVRLFDLIHSVDRLSLAQALNRAAANINKVQDVLLEVNLAGEASKSGISSTELPDLIRVCHGLSHLRVRGLMAMPPWFADPEQARPYFKKLRILRDQVQSQGQPGLELVELSMGMSGDYEVAIEEGATLVRIGTALFGSRPH, encoded by the coding sequence TTGAGTATTCGCCTTCAGTACCCAAATCCCGTGTCCCAATCATACCCCATCGAAGCATATTACCATACTATTATGGCCAGCATCGCCGCCGCCGCCCGCCGCGTCGGCCGCGAGCCGGCTGAGATACGCCTGGTGGGGGCCAGCAAAACCGTGGATCTGGCCCGCATCCGGGAGGCCGTGGCCGCCGGACTTGCCATTTTGGGGGAAAATTACCTACAGGAAGCCAGGCAGAAGATTGCTGTGCTTGACGCTCCAGTGAGTTGGCATTTTATCGGTCACCTGCAGAGTAATAAGGCCAATGCCGCCGTGCGGCTCTTTGACCTGATCCACTCGGTTGATCGGCTCTCCTTGGCCCAGGCCCTGAATCGGGCTGCGGCCAACATCAACAAGGTGCAGGATGTCCTGCTGGAGGTGAATCTGGCCGGGGAGGCGTCAAAATCCGGGATATCCTCCACAGAACTACCGGATCTTATCAGGGTTTGCCATGGATTGTCCCATCTCCGGGTGCGCGGCCTTATGGCTATGCCGCCTTGGTTCGCGGACCCCGAACAGGCGCGGCCATATTTTAAGAAACTTAGGATATTGCGAGATCAGGTGCAATCCCAGGGTCAACCCGGCCTGGAGCTGGTCGAACTGTCCATGGGCATGTCCGGCGATTATGAAGTAGCCATCGAAGAAGGGGCCACCCTGGTCCGGATTGGCACGGCCCTTTTCGGTTCCCGCCCGCATTGA
- a CDS encoding thioredoxin family protein, producing MKKKQLWGRIVGGLIMLFLFAGLSALPVQAGIVDGNTGKGGEKCDLKPFIKPGQTTVIDFTSPFCPPCEKLLPVLETLAGQRSDLHIVKLNINRPSIQGAIDWESPLYKQHSLPYVPFLMIYNGQGQLQSKGREALDTVLKWYKATQGQSDGGQATSPLPGTAQDR from the coding sequence GTGAAGAAAAAACAATTATGGGGCAGAATAGTCGGCGGCCTGATCATGCTTTTTCTGTTCGCAGGTCTGTCGGCGCTTCCGGTGCAGGCCGGCATAGTGGATGGCAATACAGGTAAAGGCGGGGAAAAATGTGACCTCAAGCCGTTTATCAAGCCGGGTCAGACGACTGTCATCGACTTTACCAGTCCTTTCTGTCCACCGTGCGAAAAGCTTCTGCCGGTTTTGGAGACGCTGGCCGGGCAGCGATCGGATCTCCACATCGTCAAACTCAACATTAACCGGCCCTCTATCCAGGGGGCCATTGACTGGGAATCTCCCCTGTACAAACAGCACAGCCTGCCCTATGTGCCTTTTCTGATGATCTACAACGGTCAGGGCCAGCTTCAGTCCAAGGGGCGGGAGGCCCTGGACACCGTCCTGAAATGGTATAAGGCCACTCAGGGCCAATCGGATGGAGGACAGGCTACTTCTCCTCTGCCTGGAACTGCTCAGGATCGATAA
- a CDS encoding HsdM family class I SAM-dependent methyltransferase, protein MPVIINEWEFTADVGGWINEILAKHPHLPFLRAKCEQRGAQSLKRRDLTLLDSNQVIVLTGEVKLPFQKDGGSPYIESVVQDARQKAQRAGVSFFFTWNVNTFVLWETFSPQTAPKDRQYKAWEVTKVFKPEHLSLPATVHSLKTWLLDFLREFADIQRGAAALGVKLPDEKFIEMLESSLSTPIALTFAELEERYQQPHFKEELSRWMRGEQGWLIYDDPEGIRDNLERSAKFSCYTLVNKLVFFEALLKRYRGQLTKIVIPDHISQGDTLRLHLEKHFAEAKDVTKDYETVFGEEHISIGNRLPFYSDAAVPHWRSLINEIHDFDFSLLDYDVIGSVFERLIAPEERHKFGQFYTRPEVVDLINSFCIRRGDEKVMDPACGGGTFLVRAYVRKRELAPARKHGQLLDDLFGVDISHFATHLSTINLATRDLIDADNYPQIARSDFFNLKTHNPFVTLPVKLKVKGLGKLQHRHAEIPPLDAVVGNPPYIRQEEIPRAKDKKTPEPGTKEFYQVLVEQEAGAELSGRSDIHCYFWPHAATFLKEDGWLCLLTSSQWLDVEYGFKLQRWLLDHFAIAAVFESLVEPWFVGARVATAVTILRRQPDDDARRDNVVRFVQLRRPLREILIHDGTSAGAVMAVDVFRDEILSLTGNTVNARYRARLVRQGDLREEGIRLGRIMSKTLPENGENDLKQGEYYGGKWGVYLRAPDLWFELLDEFSSGFVPLGEIAEVRFGVKSGKDCFFFPKDCSTDCLAQCQDPRDFKDRFGVSRKKVASGKVKLVRCGEGRGEIKPIEAKYLEPEIHSLMEVSGFSVSPQDCSRLILLVSKKKSQLRNQHVLDYIRWGEKQDFHTGPTCYSRTKEGRYWYDLTGHRRGILFWPMSQQYKHAIPINEHNILCNANLYDVILQEHIDPTVIAGILNSSLVVLSKFQYGRPVGVEGNYKTQVVDANIMLIPNPFKGSKKLLSRISLIFLKMKERPALQFLSERRLREMAYRQKGREADLEQLSDLCELDMPDRRELDGAVLEMLGVADPDRRQALIDELYAYLRQFFEWTRQKEEKAILNKLAARRKVKVNPQTMASQILTEIQNDYPLLLRRYEPDFLDVSKPYDVFDLPAEGHPAPLRDLYHDSAVVFMKGAKKIGLVPVAIPEHVPFVVLLAENNVRGLVRVPHAGEECERVGNAFQEFLYQREAVLRELIAKRTVDEDLQEKIYESLQKLLLNPHIDPQSKRY, encoded by the coding sequence ATGCCTGTCATCATCAATGAATGGGAATTTACTGCCGACGTTGGCGGTTGGATTAACGAGATCCTGGCCAAACATCCACACCTGCCTTTTCTTCGGGCCAAGTGCGAACAGAGAGGGGCTCAGTCTTTAAAGCGCCGGGACCTCACCCTCCTGGATAGCAATCAGGTCATTGTTCTCACTGGCGAAGTCAAATTGCCCTTCCAAAAAGACGGCGGCAGCCCCTATATTGAAAGCGTGGTACAGGATGCCCGCCAAAAAGCTCAACGCGCCGGGGTCAGTTTCTTTTTCACCTGGAACGTCAACACCTTTGTGCTGTGGGAAACGTTCTCCCCCCAAACCGCCCCCAAAGACCGGCAATACAAAGCCTGGGAAGTGACCAAGGTCTTTAAGCCAGAACATTTGTCACTCCCGGCCACGGTGCATTCCCTAAAAACATGGCTTTTGGACTTTTTACGGGAATTTGCCGATATCCAGCGCGGCGCCGCGGCGTTGGGCGTCAAGCTGCCGGATGAAAAATTTATTGAAATGCTAGAATCTTCCCTCAGCACCCCCATAGCACTCACCTTCGCTGAGCTGGAAGAGAGATACCAACAGCCTCATTTCAAAGAAGAATTGAGCAGATGGATGCGGGGGGAACAGGGCTGGCTTATTTATGATGACCCTGAAGGCATCCGGGACAATCTGGAGCGGTCGGCCAAATTCTCCTGCTATACTCTGGTCAACAAGCTGGTCTTCTTCGAAGCCCTCCTCAAGCGTTATCGGGGCCAATTAACCAAGATCGTTATTCCCGACCATATCTCTCAAGGGGACACACTCCGGCTCCATCTCGAAAAACATTTTGCCGAAGCCAAAGACGTAACAAAGGACTACGAAACCGTTTTTGGGGAAGAGCACATCAGCATCGGCAATCGCCTGCCCTTTTACAGCGACGCCGCCGTCCCCCACTGGCGCTCCCTCATCAATGAAATCCACGACTTTGATTTTTCCTTGCTGGATTATGACGTCATCGGCAGCGTCTTTGAACGCCTCATCGCCCCGGAAGAGCGCCACAAATTCGGCCAGTTCTACACCCGCCCCGAAGTGGTGGACCTCATCAACAGCTTCTGTATCCGCCGCGGGGACGAAAAAGTTATGGATCCGGCCTGCGGCGGCGGCACCTTTCTGGTGCGGGCCTACGTCCGCAAGCGGGAGTTGGCCCCGGCTCGCAAACACGGTCAGCTCCTGGATGATCTCTTTGGGGTGGATATCTCCCACTTCGCCACCCACCTCAGCACCATCAATCTGGCCACCCGGGACCTCATCGACGCCGACAATTATCCGCAGATCGCCCGGAGCGATTTTTTCAACCTCAAAACCCATAACCCGTTTGTGACCTTACCGGTCAAGCTGAAAGTAAAAGGTTTGGGGAAATTACAACATCGCCACGCGGAGATTCCTCCCCTCGATGCCGTGGTGGGCAATCCCCCGTATATCCGTCAGGAAGAAATTCCCAGGGCCAAAGATAAGAAAACCCCGGAGCCCGGCACCAAAGAGTTTTACCAGGTCCTGGTGGAACAGGAGGCGGGGGCCGAGCTGTCCGGGCGCAGCGATATTCACTGTTACTTCTGGCCCCACGCCGCCACCTTCCTGAAAGAAGACGGTTGGCTCTGCCTGCTCACCTCCAGCCAGTGGCTGGATGTGGAGTACGGCTTTAAATTGCAGCGCTGGCTGCTGGACCATTTCGCCATCGCCGCCGTGTTCGAAAGCCTGGTGGAGCCCTGGTTTGTGGGGGCCAGGGTGGCCACTGCCGTGACCATCCTCCGCCGCCAGCCTGACGACGACGCCCGCCGGGACAATGTCGTCCGTTTCGTACAGCTTCGCCGCCCGCTCCGGGAAATCCTTATCCACGACGGCACCAGCGCCGGGGCCGTTATGGCGGTGGATGTCTTTAGGGATGAAATTCTTTCCCTCACCGGTAATACGGTCAACGCCCGCTACCGCGCCCGCCTGGTACGCCAGGGGGATTTGCGGGAGGAAGGCATCCGGTTGGGCCGCATCATGAGCAAAACCCTGCCGGAAAACGGCGAAAATGATCTCAAGCAGGGGGAATACTACGGCGGCAAGTGGGGAGTTTATTTACGCGCCCCGGACCTCTGGTTTGAATTGTTGGATGAATTCAGCTCAGGATTTGTCCCGTTAGGAGAAATCGCCGAAGTTCGCTTCGGCGTGAAAAGCGGCAAGGACTGTTTTTTCTTCCCCAAGGATTGCAGCACCGACTGCCTGGCGCAATGTCAAGACCCACGGGATTTTAAAGATAGATTTGGGGTTTCCCGGAAAAAAGTCGCTTCCGGGAAGGTGAAATTGGTGCGGTGCGGCGAAGGACGGGGCGAAATCAAACCGATTGAAGCGAAATATCTGGAGCCGGAGATACATAGCCTCATGGAAGTATCCGGTTTTTCTGTTTCGCCGCAGGATTGCTCTCGTCTTATCTTATTGGTTAGTAAGAAAAAATCGCAATTACGGAATCAACACGTTTTGGATTATATCCGTTGGGGTGAAAAACAGGACTTTCACACTGGACCGACGTGTTATTCCCGTACTAAGGAAGGTAGATATTGGTACGATCTCACTGGCCATCGAAGAGGTATTCTTTTTTGGCCGATGTCCCAGCAATATAAACACGCTATTCCCATTAATGAGCATAATATACTTTGTAATGCTAATCTGTATGATGTTATCTTACAAGAACATATTGATCCTACTGTTATTGCAGGCATTTTAAATTCATCCCTGGTTGTATTATCAAAATTCCAATATGGCCGTCCTGTGGGTGTAGAAGGAAATTATAAAACGCAAGTGGTTGACGCTAATATAATGCTTATACCCAATCCATTCAAAGGAAGTAAAAAATTACTATCAAGAATATCGCTAATTTTTCTAAAAATGAAAGAGCGTCCGGCCCTGCAATTCCTCTCAGAACGCCGGCTGCGGGAGATGGCCTATCGCCAGAAGGGTCGGGAAGCCGATTTGGAGCAGCTCTCCGACCTCTGCGAACTAGACATGCCGGACCGCCGGGAGTTGGACGGCGCCGTCCTGGAAATGCTCGGCGTGGCCGACCCGGACCGTCGGCAGGCCCTGATCGATGAACTCTACGCCTATCTCCGACAGTTCTTTGAGTGGACCCGCCAGAAGGAAGAAAAGGCCATTCTCAACAAGCTCGCGGCCCGCCGGAAAGTCAAGGTCAACCCGCAAACGATGGCCAGCCAGATATTGACCGAAATCCAAAACGATTATCCGCTGCTGCTCCGCCGGTATGAACCTGACTTTCTGGACGTATCAAAACCCTATGACGTCTTTGACCTACCCGCCGAAGGACATCCGGCGCCCTTACGAGATCTGTATCACGACAGCGCCGTGGTCTTCATGAAAGGCGCCAAAAAGATCGGCCTCGTTCCCGTGGCGATACCTGAGCACGTTCCTTTCGTTGTCTTGCTGGCGGAAAATAATGTACGGGGGTTGGTTCGGGTTCCCCACGCAGGTGAGGAGTGCGAACGCGTGGGGAATGCCTTCCAGGAGTTTCTCTATCAGAGAGAGGCCGTCTTAAGAGAACTCATCGCCAAGAGAACCGTAGATGAGGATTTGCAGGAAAAGATCTATGAATCTCTCCAGAAACTATTATTAAATCCCCATATCGATCCACAATCAAAAAGGTATTGA
- a CDS encoding TatD family hydrolase, translating into MSTLRFADSHTHLDMPEFADDQEQIIEQARVAGVELMINVGISLDNSRQVLATVQERSGLYAAVGIHPHGASTVTEEALAAIADLLERPKVVALGEIGLDFYRLRSPAALQETWFRRFLDLAAERQKPVIIHTREATEATLNILREYRGRLRGGVMHCFSGNYEEARLFLDLGLEISFSGVLTYPNAKILQEAARRLPLDRLLIETDAPYLSPQPRRGRRNEPGYVVFTAQALAELKSLPLETIAQQTWNNTCRLFGLDRRVK; encoded by the coding sequence ATGTCTACTCTTCGTTTTGCCGATTCCCACACTCACCTGGATATGCCTGAATTTGCTGATGATCAGGAGCAGATCATTGAACAGGCCAGGGTGGCGGGGGTTGAACTCATGATCAATGTCGGCATCAGCCTGGATAATTCCCGCCAGGTGCTTGCCACGGTTCAGGAACGCTCAGGGCTTTACGCCGCCGTGGGCATCCATCCCCATGGAGCCAGCACCGTTACGGAAGAGGCACTTGCCGCGATCGCAGATCTGCTGGAAAGGCCGAAAGTTGTGGCCTTGGGCGAAATCGGCCTGGATTTCTATCGCCTCCGGTCCCCGGCGGCCCTCCAGGAAACGTGGTTTCGCCGGTTTTTAGACCTGGCCGCCGAGCGGCAGAAGCCGGTGATCATCCATACCCGCGAGGCCACTGAGGCGACCTTGAATATCCTCAGGGAGTATCGGGGTAGGCTTCGCGGCGGTGTCATGCACTGTTTCAGCGGCAACTATGAAGAAGCCAGGCTTTTTTTAGACCTGGGATTAGAAATCTCTTTTTCTGGCGTGCTCACTTATCCAAATGCCAAAATCCTGCAGGAGGCGGCCCGCCGGCTGCCCCTGGATAGGCTCCTGATTGAGACGGACGCTCCCTATCTGAGCCCTCAGCCCCGCCGGGGCCGACGCAATGAACCGGGGTATGTGGTATTCACCGCTCAGGCCCTTGCCGAGCTCAAAAGTCTTCCCCTCGAGACCATTGCTCAACAGACGTGGAACAACACCTGCCGCCTGTTTGGTCTTGACCGCCGGGTGAAGTAA
- a CDS encoding 2-hydroxyacyl-CoA dehydratase family protein yields the protein MLNANLPPGLRVGFTTTIPVEVILAAGLIPVDLNNIFITAADAYQQVNAAEAEGWPRTVCAWIKGIHSTLQRRPDIKVVIVVTQGDCSNTHALMELLEAEGQQLAAFQFPFPRSRELLHHQIAQLMVFFGVDWPMVTQTWRELNPVRLKLAELDRLTWTTGQVSGRENFQFLLSGSDFNGDPQTFSRHLTEFLARVRRRPHHAGLVRLGLIGIPPIFDNLFEYLEELGAQVVFNEFPRQFSMPGKPLDMVEQYLNYTYPYDVFGRIADIAVAVAERRLDGLIHYTQSFCFRQIQDRLLRQRLNLPMLTIEGDRPAAVDHRTRLRLEAFVDVLRR from the coding sequence ATGCTCAACGCCAATCTACCACCGGGATTGCGGGTGGGTTTCACCACCACCATCCCGGTGGAGGTCATTCTCGCCGCTGGACTGATACCGGTCGATCTCAATAATATCTTTATCACCGCCGCCGATGCCTATCAGCAGGTGAACGCGGCGGAGGCGGAAGGCTGGCCCCGGACCGTCTGTGCCTGGATTAAAGGTATCCATTCAACCCTGCAGCGCCGCCCAGACATCAAAGTGGTCATCGTCGTTACCCAGGGAGATTGTTCCAACACCCACGCCCTCATGGAGTTGTTGGAGGCGGAAGGCCAACAGCTAGCCGCTTTTCAGTTTCCTTTCCCCCGGAGCCGGGAGCTGCTTCACCACCAGATAGCACAACTCATGGTCTTTTTTGGCGTAGACTGGCCCATGGTGACCCAAACCTGGCGTGAACTGAATCCGGTACGCCTCAAACTGGCCGAACTGGACCGCCTCACCTGGACCACCGGACAGGTCTCCGGGCGGGAAAACTTCCAGTTTCTGCTCTCCGGCTCCGATTTCAATGGCGATCCCCAGACATTTAGCCGACATCTGACTGAGTTTCTGGCTCGGGTGCGCCGCCGTCCGCATCATGCGGGCTTGGTTCGGTTAGGGCTCATCGGCATTCCGCCAATTTTTGACAACCTTTTTGAGTACCTGGAGGAACTTGGGGCGCAGGTAGTGTTTAACGAATTTCCCCGCCAGTTCAGTATGCCGGGTAAACCTCTTGATATGGTAGAACAATATCTCAATTACACTTATCCCTACGATGTTTTCGGCCGCATCGCTGACATCGCCGTTGCAGTGGCCGAACGCCGCCTGGATGGGTTGATTCATTATACGCAGAGTTTTTGTTTCCGACAGATTCAGGATCGCCTGCTGCGCCAACGCCTTAATCTGCCTATGCTGACTATTGAAGGTGACCGGCCGGCGGCAGTGGATCATCGTACCCGGCTGCGCCTT